A single genomic interval of Rubripirellula reticaptiva harbors:
- a CDS encoding AAA family ATPase, translating into MNWKQLKIASLDEITAWAETQPWCRAMTDCAQDTEWHSEGDVWTHTKMVCEQLTQLEEWPELSAHDKTALVFTALFHDAAKPLTSRVDPDTGRITSPNHAVKGEHLVRGVLRDLGCDLETREQIARLVRYHGRPAFLLERTEPIHEVVRLSWLVENRLLYLFALADTRGRNTESMTRPEENLNYWKLLSEESACYDKQYSFANAHARFLFFRQREPNLHYVPHEEFSCQVTVMVGLPGSGKDTWLSRNRSDLPVVALDDIRGELDVDPTDNQGQVVQLARERCREHLRAGTSFAFNATNTMKQTRGRWIDLCADYNARIELVYVEPLFKDLLKQNKSRQNPVPEQVIKKLAAKCEPPTWIEGHSVIFSTGESE; encoded by the coding sequence ATGAATTGGAAGCAACTCAAAATCGCATCGCTTGACGAGATCACGGCATGGGCTGAAACCCAGCCGTGGTGTCGAGCGATGACGGATTGCGCACAGGATACCGAGTGGCATTCGGAGGGAGATGTCTGGACACACACAAAGATGGTTTGTGAACAGCTTACGCAGTTAGAGGAATGGCCTGAACTATCCGCTCACGACAAAACGGCGCTGGTCTTCACAGCACTGTTCCATGACGCTGCCAAACCGCTGACCTCTCGGGTCGATCCCGATACAGGACGCATTACTTCGCCAAACCATGCCGTGAAGGGTGAGCATCTCGTTCGTGGAGTCCTGCGTGATCTGGGATGCGATCTGGAAACTCGTGAGCAGATTGCACGACTCGTCCGATACCACGGTCGGCCAGCCTTCTTGCTGGAACGCACCGAGCCGATTCATGAAGTTGTGCGGCTTTCGTGGCTTGTCGAGAACCGATTGCTCTATTTGTTTGCTCTGGCGGACACTCGTGGGCGAAACACCGAATCGATGACTCGCCCTGAAGAGAATCTGAATTATTGGAAGCTGCTCTCGGAAGAGTCGGCCTGCTACGACAAGCAGTATTCATTTGCCAACGCCCATGCTCGATTTCTATTCTTCCGTCAGCGTGAGCCAAATTTGCACTATGTGCCACACGAAGAGTTTTCTTGTCAGGTAACAGTGATGGTCGGCCTACCCGGAAGCGGCAAGGATACGTGGTTATCTCGAAACCGCAGTGACCTACCTGTCGTTGCCTTGGACGATATTCGTGGCGAACTTGATGTCGATCCGACCGACAATCAAGGCCAAGTTGTGCAATTGGCTCGTGAGCGATGCCGTGAGCACCTTCGAGCCGGAACGTCGTTTGCGTTCAATGCGACAAACACGATGAAGCAGACCCGTGGGCGATGGATCGACCTGTGCGCCGACTACAACGCTCGCATCGAACTGGTCTACGTGGAACCGCTATTCAAAGACTTGCTCAAGCAGAACAAGAGCCGTCAGAACCCAGTTCCCGAGCAAGTCATCAAGAAGCTGGCTGCAAAGTGCGAGCCGCCAACATGGATTGAAGGTCACTCCGTGATCTTCTCGACAGGAGAATCGGAATGA
- the pth2 gene encoding aminoacyl-tRNA hydrolase, with translation MNPETGLKQVAVKQVIVMRHDLKMRRGKQIAQGAHASMSFLCRRLQENESISVEDFSKIQRTWLTGSFAKVCCRVNSEEELFEIHDKAQEAGLEVHLITDSGKTEFHGQPTNTCLAIGPDETEKIDKITGHLQLL, from the coding sequence ATGAACCCAGAAACCGGTTTGAAACAGGTGGCAGTCAAGCAAGTGATTGTCATGCGACACGATTTGAAGATGCGTCGTGGCAAGCAAATCGCACAGGGTGCTCACGCTTCCATGTCTTTTCTGTGTCGCCGGTTGCAGGAAAATGAGTCAATTTCAGTCGAGGACTTCTCGAAGATTCAGAGGACATGGCTCACAGGATCATTCGCAAAGGTGTGTTGTCGAGTGAACAGCGAGGAAGAACTATTCGAGATTCATGACAAAGCTCAAGAAGCTGGCCTCGAAGTGCATCTAATCACGGACAGCGGAAAAACAGAATTTCACGGCCAGCCGACCAATACCTGCTTGGCAATTGGCCCTGATGAGACAGAGAAGATTGACAAAATCACGGGTCATCTTCAACTGCTTTGA
- a CDS encoding ankyrin repeat domain-containing protein: protein MKIHDFTRLGDIEAVRRELANGTPVDSRDERDFTPLAYAASSSDDDESIMTLLIDSGADVNAAVGESKEFPLGIAACSGSIRKVQLLADAGANVKFVTESGYTVLINIMYKLFDDERLVPMINLLVRLGAETDCETRHGESPLIVSSRFGRFDAVNALLDAGADPSPLQWTKLMQAIALGTIDEVQTLLSEKDIRLDERDRWERTPWLLACVTGDIAKAKLILEAGADLKDRERMGSAALAVSAGKGNVEMLSWLLDVGADVEAVDGADNTALMLAAQAGETESVRLLLEAGAVSNGKNEYDESTISLASSEGVMRLLVGAGADISEISTELKRTLLGLQSVESLNVTKKEYKSGCRPRFGKSNPEMMDIPFWDDMVRAGISAYQAKDQFNDVKNMSQATWCFSRFGVSFTELPDGRFVQIGGEHEDFYDPDFCIYNDVLIHEQDGQFQIMGYPEKVFSPTDFHSATYLNGFIYVVGGLGYSGSRQFGTTPIYRLNCGTWKIESVASTGDKPGWIYGHKARFEDSGLLVISGGKICLEVKGEEEHVDNENVFTLDLSSRVWTRA from the coding sequence ATGAAAATTCACGACTTCACAAGACTTGGTGACATCGAAGCGGTTCGCAGGGAACTGGCAAATGGCACTCCTGTTGATTCCAGAGACGAGCGTGACTTCACGCCCTTGGCCTATGCAGCCAGTAGCTCAGATGATGATGAGTCCATCATGACGCTACTTATCGATTCAGGAGCAGATGTGAACGCTGCCGTTGGAGAATCGAAAGAGTTTCCGCTCGGAATAGCAGCTTGCTCGGGAAGCATCAGGAAAGTCCAGTTGCTCGCAGATGCTGGGGCCAACGTCAAATTCGTGACAGAAAGCGGATACACGGTTCTCATCAACATCATGTACAAGTTGTTCGATGACGAGCGATTGGTTCCTATGATCAACTTATTGGTCAGACTTGGTGCCGAGACTGATTGCGAAACCAGACATGGTGAGTCGCCACTGATCGTGTCTTCACGCTTCGGTCGTTTCGACGCTGTAAATGCGTTGCTCGACGCAGGGGCTGATCCGTCACCGCTCCAGTGGACGAAGCTAATGCAGGCGATTGCTCTCGGAACCATCGATGAGGTCCAGACGCTGCTTTCGGAGAAGGACATTCGGCTTGATGAGCGTGATCGCTGGGAACGAACACCGTGGCTGCTGGCTTGTGTGACCGGAGACATTGCCAAGGCAAAACTGATTCTTGAAGCTGGGGCCGATCTCAAGGACCGAGAACGCATGGGTTCGGCTGCACTGGCAGTCAGTGCCGGGAAAGGCAATGTTGAAATGCTCTCGTGGCTATTAGATGTTGGGGCTGATGTTGAAGCGGTTGATGGCGCAGACAATACAGCCCTAATGCTCGCCGCACAGGCAGGTGAGACGGAGAGCGTTCGATTGCTACTCGAAGCTGGTGCCGTCTCCAACGGTAAGAACGAGTACGATGAAAGCACGATATCACTGGCTTCATCTGAAGGCGTAATGCGTCTGCTTGTCGGAGCCGGGGCGGACATCTCCGAAATCAGCACCGAGCTAAAACGAACACTGCTTGGATTGCAAAGCGTCGAATCGCTGAACGTCACGAAGAAGGAATACAAGTCAGGTTGTCGCCCAAGGTTTGGCAAGTCAAACCCAGAAATGATGGACATTCCGTTTTGGGATGACATGGTGCGAGCAGGGATCTCTGCGTATCAGGCGAAAGACCAATTCAACGACGTTAAGAATATGTCGCAGGCAACATGGTGCTTCAGTCGGTTCGGCGTCTCGTTCACCGAGCTTCCTGACGGACGGTTCGTCCAGATCGGTGGTGAACATGAAGACTTTTACGATCCCGATTTTTGCATCTACAACGACGTGCTCATTCATGAGCAAGATGGACAGTTTCAGATCATGGGCTATCCCGAGAAAGTGTTTTCTCCGACCGACTTTCACTCAGCGACGTATCTGAACGGGTTCATCTATGTCGTTGGCGGATTGGGCTACAGCGGTTCACGGCAATTCGGAACAACGCCGATCTACCGATTGAACTGCGGAACGTGGAAGATTGAGTCAGTCGCATCAACTGGAGACAAGCCCGGCTGGATCTACGGACACAAAGCTCGCTTCGAGGATTCGGGCTTGCTCGTGATTTCTGGTGGAAAAATCTGTCTTGAAGTGAAAGGTGAAGAGGAGCACGTGGATAATGAAAACGTGTTCACTCTGGATCTGTCGAGCAGGGTCTGGACTCGTGCTTGA
- a CDS encoding recombinase family protein, with protein MTKKTAIYVRVSSKQQDHRSQMPDLERWAAAHGEPVIYFKDSFTGRTMSRPGMDKMMEALRAGKLDRIVVWRLDRLGRTTKGLCQLFDELHERGVDLVSMKDGFSLASPAGRLHARILASVAEYETEIRAERVAAGQSAARKRGKTWGGSDKGWRWKVTDDQVNAIHEMKAAGRKITQIARVTGLSRPTIYRVLREVEPIA; from the coding sequence ATGACCAAGAAGACAGCGATCTACGTTCGGGTAAGTAGCAAGCAGCAGGATCACCGTAGCCAGATGCCTGATCTTGAACGATGGGCCGCAGCCCACGGCGAGCCAGTGATCTACTTCAAGGACTCTTTCACGGGACGAACGATGAGTCGGCCCGGCATGGACAAGATGATGGAAGCCTTGCGTGCAGGCAAGCTCGATCGCATCGTTGTCTGGAGACTCGATCGTCTTGGCCGAACAACGAAGGGACTTTGCCAACTGTTCGATGAACTTCACGAACGTGGTGTCGATCTGGTCAGCATGAAGGATGGGTTTAGCTTGGCATCACCAGCCGGTCGCTTGCACGCACGCATTCTGGCGAGCGTTGCTGAATACGAGACGGAGATCAGAGCCGAGCGAGTTGCAGCCGGTCAATCAGCCGCACGTAAACGAGGAAAGACGTGGGGCGGCAGCGATAAGGGCTGGCGCTGGAAAGTGACGGACGATCAAGTGAATGCGATCCACGAGATGAAAGCAGCGGGCCGAAAGATCACACAGATTGCACGTGTGACAGGGCTGTCACGACCGACGATTTATCGTGTGCTTCGAGAAGTCGAACCGATTGCTTGA
- a CDS encoding metallophosphoesterase family protein: MIRTIAIGDIHGCSIALESLINVIDPQPEDTIIPLGDYVDRGIDSKGVLDQLMKLGDRCRLVPILGNHDQMMLHAKDGRSDFQFWLNCGGDAALDSYGSTSQLDLIPSAHFRFLRECHSYFENDTHIFLHANYKPDVPLEKLDDKTIRWLSIRDYVPPTRHCSGKTVVVGHTPQSEILDLEFLICLDTGVCDGGWLTALDVESGEVWQVNESGEFRK, encoded by the coding sequence ATGATCAGAACCATCGCAATCGGCGACATTCATGGGTGTTCAATCGCTCTTGAATCATTGATCAACGTCATTGATCCGCAACCCGAAGATACGATCATTCCGCTGGGCGATTATGTTGACCGAGGAATCGATTCAAAGGGAGTCCTCGATCAGTTGATGAAACTAGGCGACCGCTGCCGCTTGGTCCCAATTCTGGGCAATCACGACCAAATGATGCTCCACGCAAAAGATGGGCGCTCAGACTTTCAGTTCTGGCTGAATTGCGGCGGCGATGCTGCGCTAGATTCCTATGGATCGACCAGTCAGCTTGATCTGATTCCGTCTGCTCATTTTCGGTTTCTCAGAGAGTGCCATTCGTATTTTGAAAACGACACGCACATTTTCCTCCATGCCAACTACAAACCCGATGTGCCCCTTGAAAAGCTGGACGACAAGACAATTCGCTGGCTTTCGATCCGAGACTACGTGCCACCAACACGGCATTGCTCAGGCAAAACAGTCGTGGTTGGACATACACCACAGTCAGAGATCCTCGACTTGGAATTCCTGATCTGCCTCGATACGGGAGTCTGTGACGGTGGCTGGCTAACAGCACTCGATGTCGAATCAGGTGAAGTCTGGCAGGTCAACGAGTCAGGCGAATTCAGGAAGTAG
- a CDS encoding replication factor C small subunit, producing the protein MQVERPQTRVEEKQGHLANMVRMIAQSQYHALFVISQGGTGKSRTITNVLRDEGQDVETYNSHCTPLQLYRVLYQNSQNDKVIYIDDCDELYKSGPALGILRSALFGQPNRLVTYNSSTLPSDLPGRFETTSRFIFCANKVPKKCPIFDAVVSRCLVYRMDLSNAEIIEQFRAMTENGYPGCPSEAAEEIVDFIEEHGDEKQLSMRLLTPAIRIYKFCSENGTDWRPVVLAQMQNLGRPVSATKRLSNHEQQERLLLEAQDKFPDSVSDQQRYFCDKTKKSRATFYRALNRNRSGS; encoded by the coding sequence ATGCAAGTCGAACGCCCCCAAACACGAGTCGAAGAGAAGCAAGGCCATCTGGCGAACATGGTTCGGATGATCGCCCAGAGCCAGTACCACGCTCTGTTCGTGATTTCGCAGGGCGGCACGGGCAAATCACGAACGATCACCAACGTTCTCCGTGACGAGGGACAGGATGTAGAAACCTACAATAGCCACTGCACTCCGCTTCAGCTTTACCGAGTCCTGTACCAGAACTCGCAAAACGACAAAGTGATTTACATCGACGATTGCGATGAACTGTACAAATCCGGTCCAGCCTTGGGCATTCTCCGCAGTGCGTTGTTTGGACAACCGAATCGGTTGGTGACCTACAACAGCAGCACCTTGCCCTCGGACCTTCCGGGACGTTTCGAGACAACTTCTCGGTTCATCTTTTGTGCAAACAAAGTGCCCAAGAAGTGCCCGATTTTCGATGCCGTAGTTTCACGGTGTTTGGTCTACCGAATGGATTTGAGCAATGCCGAAATCATCGAACAATTCCGAGCGATGACAGAGAACGGCTATCCCGGTTGCCCATCAGAAGCCGCCGAAGAGATCGTAGATTTCATCGAGGAACACGGCGATGAAAAACAGCTTTCAATGCGTCTTCTGACACCAGCAATTCGCATTTACAAATTTTGCAGCGAGAACGGCACTGACTGGCGTCCTGTTGTGCTTGCTCAAATGCAAAACCTCGGGCGACCAGTCTCGGCAACGAAACGCTTGAGCAACCACGAGCAGCAAGAGCGACTGCTTTTGGAAGCTCAAGATAAGTTTCCTGATTCGGTGAGTGATCAACAACGATACTTCTGCGACAAAACGAAGAAGTCGAGGGCAACGTTCTACCGGGCACTAAACCGGAATAGGAGCGGAAGCTAA